Proteins encoded within one genomic window of Streptomyces rubradiris:
- a CDS encoding DUF5133 domain-containing protein yields the protein MLMAHPAVLKDLIAQYETLSLLGAEESTPEARQRLADVSYTLCVATGTRDVDMALIAARHRLSGARPEDDSLLQASGA from the coding sequence ATGCTCATGGCACACCCCGCGGTACTGAAGGACCTCATCGCCCAGTACGAGACCCTGTCCCTGCTCGGGGCCGAGGAGAGCACCCCCGAGGCCCGGCAGCGGCTCGCGGACGTCTCCTACACGCTGTGCGTGGCCACCGGCACCCGGGATGTCGACATGGCGCTGATCGCCGCCCGCCACCGCCTGTCCGGGGCCCGCCCGGAGGACGACTCCCTGCTCCAGGCGTCCGGGGCCTGA
- a CDS encoding cation:proton antiporter regulatory subunit: MSTARTSRTPLPGIGVRYDLTTREHRHLSVVAHRDGSRTLSAYRNDDPDACALSVRLTGQEAEALVDALKPTHHSPTLLSTTELGLVAERIELTGTSHWNGRLLGDTRMRTETGVSIVAVLRRAEAIPSPGPGFRLAGGDTLIVIGTREGVDAAAAILGRE; the protein is encoded by the coding sequence ATGAGCACCGCACGCACCAGCAGGACACCGTTGCCGGGCATCGGCGTCCGGTACGACCTGACGACCCGCGAACACCGCCATCTGTCGGTGGTCGCGCACCGGGACGGTTCGCGCACCCTGAGCGCGTACCGGAACGACGATCCCGACGCCTGCGCGCTGTCGGTCCGGCTCACCGGACAGGAGGCGGAGGCCCTGGTGGACGCCCTGAAACCGACCCATCACAGCCCCACCCTGCTGTCCACCACGGAACTGGGCCTGGTGGCCGAGCGGATCGAGCTGACCGGGACCTCCCACTGGAACGGACGGCTGCTCGGCGACACCCGGATGCGCACGGAGACCGGCGTGTCGATCGTCGCCGTCCTGCGCCGCGCCGAGGCGATCCCCTCCCCCGGCCCCGGCTTCCGGCTGGCCGGCGGGGACACGCTGATCGTCATCGGCACCCGCGAGGGCGTGGACGCCGCCGCCGCCATACTCGGCCGGGAGTGA
- a CDS encoding CsbD family protein yields MAGNQKAKAKAEQAKGKAKEALGRAVGNERMEAEGRTQGAKGDARQTKEKAKDVFKRH; encoded by the coding sequence ATGGCCGGCAACCAGAAGGCGAAGGCCAAGGCGGAGCAGGCCAAGGGCAAGGCGAAGGAGGCCCTGGGCCGCGCCGTGGGCAACGAGCGCATGGAGGCCGAGGGCCGCACGCAGGGCGCCAAGGGAGACGCCCGGCAGACCAAGGAGAAGGCGAAGGACGTCTTCAAGAGGCACTGA
- the pgm gene encoding phosphoglucomutase (alpha-D-glucose-1,6-bisphosphate-dependent) yields MPHERAGRPARPEDLVDVARLVTAYYTLHPDPADPAQRVAFGTSGHRGSSLASAFNEDHIAATSQAICEYRAAQGTDGPLFLGADTHALSEPAKATALEVFAANEVSVLIDDADGYTPTPAVSHAILTHNRGRASGLADGVVVTPSHNPPADGGFKYNPPSGGPAASDATAWIQDRANQIIAGGLKDVRRLPYARALAADTTGRYDFLGTYVGDLPSVLDLDAVRAAGVRIGADPLGGASVAYWGRIAEQHGIDLTVVNPHTDPTWRFMTLDWDGRIRMDCSSPYAMASLIERRDRFHIATGNDADADRHGIVTPDAGLMNPNHYLAVAISYLYRHREQWPAAAGVGKTLVSSTMIDRVAADLGRRLVEVPVGFKWFVDGLVGGDLGFGGEESAGASFLRRDGSVWTTDKDGIILALLAAEITAVTGKTPSEHYAGLTDRFGTPAYARVDAPATREQKALLGKLSPAQVTADTLAGEPVTAVLTEAPGNGAAIGGIKVTTENAWFAARPSGTEDVYKVYAESFLGQDHLARVQEEAQAVVGGALGG; encoded by the coding sequence ATGCCGCACGAACGAGCCGGCCGGCCGGCCCGTCCCGAGGACCTTGTCGACGTGGCCCGGCTGGTCACGGCGTACTACACGCTGCACCCCGACCCGGCCGACCCGGCACAGCGGGTGGCGTTCGGCACCTCGGGGCACCGAGGCTCGTCCCTGGCGAGCGCCTTCAACGAGGACCACATCGCCGCCACCAGCCAGGCCATCTGCGAATACCGTGCCGCCCAGGGCACGGACGGCCCGCTCTTCCTGGGCGCCGACACACACGCCCTGTCCGAGCCGGCGAAGGCCACCGCGCTGGAGGTCTTCGCCGCCAACGAGGTGAGCGTGCTCATCGACGACGCGGACGGCTACACGCCCACCCCCGCCGTCTCGCACGCGATCCTGACCCACAACCGGGGCCGCGCCTCGGGCCTCGCCGACGGCGTGGTGGTCACCCCCTCGCACAACCCGCCCGCCGACGGCGGCTTCAAGTACAACCCGCCGAGCGGCGGCCCGGCCGCCTCCGACGCCACCGCCTGGATCCAGGACCGCGCCAACCAGATCATCGCGGGCGGCCTGAAGGACGTACGCCGGCTGCCGTACGCCCGCGCGCTCGCCGCGGACACCACCGGCCGCTACGACTTCCTCGGCACCTACGTCGGCGACCTGCCCAGCGTGCTGGACCTGGACGCCGTCCGGGCGGCCGGGGTGCGCATCGGCGCCGACCCGCTCGGCGGCGCCTCCGTCGCCTACTGGGGCCGGATCGCCGAACAGCACGGCATCGACCTGACGGTGGTCAACCCGCACACCGACCCCACCTGGCGGTTCATGACCCTGGACTGGGACGGCCGGATCCGGATGGACTGCTCCTCGCCCTACGCGATGGCCTCCCTCATCGAGCGGCGCGACCGCTTCCACATCGCCACCGGCAACGACGCCGACGCCGACCGGCACGGCATCGTCACCCCGGACGCGGGCCTGATGAACCCCAACCACTACCTCGCGGTCGCCATCTCCTACCTGTACCGGCACCGCGAGCAGTGGCCGGCCGCCGCGGGCGTCGGCAAGACCCTGGTCTCCTCCACCATGATCGACCGGGTCGCCGCCGACCTCGGCCGCCGGCTGGTGGAGGTGCCGGTCGGGTTCAAGTGGTTCGTGGACGGACTCGTCGGCGGCGACCTCGGGTTCGGCGGCGAGGAGTCGGCCGGCGCCTCCTTCCTGCGCCGGGACGGCTCGGTGTGGACCACCGACAAGGACGGCATCATCCTGGCCCTGCTCGCCGCCGAGATCACGGCGGTCACCGGCAAGACGCCGTCGGAGCACTACGCCGGTCTCACCGACCGCTTCGGCACCCCCGCCTACGCCCGCGTCGACGCGCCCGCCACCCGCGAACAGAAGGCGCTGCTCGGCAAGTTGTCCCCGGCCCAGGTCACCGCGGACACGCTGGCCGGGGAGCCGGTCACGGCCGTGCTCACCGAGGCGCCCGGCAACGGCGCCGCGATCGGCGGCATCAAGGTCACCACCGAGAACGCCTGGTTCGCCGCCAGGCCCTCGGGCACCGAGGACGTCTACAAGGTGTACGCCGAGTCCTTCCTCGGCCAGGACCACCTCGCCCGGGTGCAGGAGGAGGCCCAGGCTGTGGTGGGGGGCGCGCTCGGCGGCTGA
- a CDS encoding ATP-binding protein has product MDIPLRTHATTTRDRPEVLRYSRTWDAGVSSIAEARDAVADLLSRARPAPARRSVQDAQLVVSELVTNAAKHAPGPCALGLELLPGARALRVTVTDTSREPPRRRPPDPRRVGGHGLHLVAMLARDLEVTWPSHGKRVTATVPLTADTTG; this is encoded by the coding sequence ATGGACATCCCGCTCAGGACGCACGCGACGACCACCCGGGACCGCCCGGAGGTCCTGCGGTACAGCCGCACCTGGGACGCCGGCGTCTCCAGCATCGCCGAGGCCAGAGACGCCGTCGCCGACCTGCTCTCACGGGCACGGCCGGCTCCCGCACGGCGTTCGGTGCAGGATGCCCAGCTGGTCGTCAGCGAACTCGTCACCAACGCCGCCAAGCACGCGCCCGGCCCCTGCGCGCTGGGCCTGGAACTGCTGCCGGGCGCGCGGGCGCTGCGCGTCACCGTCACGGACACCTCCCGGGAGCCGCCCCGCAGGCGTCCCCCCGACCCCCGCCGGGTCGGCGGCCACGGTCTGCACCTGGTGGCGATGCTCGCCCGCGACCTGGAGGTGACCTGGCCGTCCCACGGCAAGCGGGTCACGGCAACGGTACCCCTGACCGCGGACACGACCGGCTGA
- a CDS encoding amidohydrolase family protein: MTPTTSSPTTPRPPRRRTVLAGIGAVPLATGATTVTREAPRPGRAAGHAPTTLLRGAGLVVTMDPALGAGDLGTLEHADVLMRDGRIAGVGRRLPAPAGARVVDVSGMLVLPGFVDLHNHLWQSSIRGGCHTQDLYGWLAGCNRATLPRIGPQDMYRFVRLAALDALQAGVTTLVDWVHPIPFDTSEQYIRALDRTGLRFVYAMAHNTADLDLVPRVKKELLDPLPLASAQVAVHAGMDRLDPLRRSREVARDLGLMINSHVLEHRGDRAQEPIRSLRTADAFGPDLLMNHAIHLTDDEIAQVAEADVRVAHCPLSNMRLGSGIIRLPEFARRGVRTGLGHDGGTNDTSDMFGVMKAAVGLQRALHQNAEVHPTIPAVLRMATLGGAECLHMADQVGSLTPGKRADVLVLDPGTLNFAPRFDWLGQIVLNGQPGNVSHVYVDGRARKVRGELVDVDTAEVVREAERAAARVRAGA, translated from the coding sequence ATGACCCCCACCACGAGCTCCCCCACCACTCCCCGGCCACCGCGCCGCCGGACGGTCCTGGCCGGCATCGGCGCCGTCCCGCTGGCGACGGGCGCGACCACCGTGACCCGCGAGGCCCCCCGCCCCGGCCGGGCCGCCGGGCACGCGCCCACCACCCTGCTCCGGGGCGCCGGACTCGTCGTCACCATGGACCCCGCCCTCGGCGCGGGCGACCTGGGCACGCTGGAGCACGCCGACGTCCTGATGCGCGACGGCCGGATAGCCGGCGTGGGACGGCGACTGCCCGCACCGGCCGGCGCCCGCGTGGTGGACGTCTCCGGCATGCTGGTGCTGCCGGGCTTCGTCGACCTCCACAACCACCTGTGGCAGTCCAGCATCCGCGGCGGCTGCCACACCCAGGACCTGTACGGCTGGCTGGCCGGCTGCAACCGCGCCACCCTGCCGAGGATCGGCCCGCAGGACATGTACCGGTTCGTACGGCTCGCCGCGCTCGACGCCCTCCAGGCCGGGGTGACCACCCTCGTCGACTGGGTGCACCCCATCCCGTTCGACACCAGCGAGCAGTACATCCGCGCGCTGGACCGCACCGGACTGCGCTTCGTGTACGCGATGGCGCACAACACCGCGGACCTCGACCTCGTACCGCGCGTGAAGAAGGAACTCCTCGACCCGCTGCCGCTGGCCTCCGCCCAGGTCGCCGTGCACGCCGGCATGGACCGGCTCGACCCGCTGCGCAGATCCCGCGAGGTCGCCCGCGACCTGGGGCTGATGATCAACTCGCATGTGCTGGAGCACCGCGGCGACCGCGCGCAGGAGCCGATCCGCTCCCTGCGCACCGCGGACGCGTTCGGGCCGGACCTGCTGATGAACCACGCGATCCACCTCACCGACGACGAGATCGCGCAGGTCGCCGAGGCCGATGTGCGGGTGGCGCACTGTCCGCTGAGCAACATGCGGCTGGGCTCCGGCATCATCCGGCTCCCCGAGTTCGCGCGGCGCGGGGTGCGGACCGGACTCGGCCACGACGGCGGCACCAACGACACCTCGGACATGTTCGGCGTGATGAAGGCGGCCGTCGGACTACAACGCGCCCTGCACCAGAACGCCGAGGTGCACCCGACGATCCCGGCCGTGCTGCGGATGGCGACGCTGGGCGGGGCCGAGTGCCTCCACATGGCCGACCAGGTGGGCTCGCTCACCCCCGGCAAGCGCGCCGACGTGCTCGTGCTCGACCCGGGCACGCTCAACTTCGCGCCCCGCTTCGACTGGCTGGGGCAGATCGTGCTCAACGGCCAGCCCGGCAACGTCAGTCACGTGTACGTCGACGGGCGGGCACGGAAGGTGCGCGGGGAACTCGTGGACGTCGACACGGCCGAGGTGGTGCGGGAAGCCGAACGCGCCGCGGCCCGCGTGCGCGCCGGGGCCTGA
- a CDS encoding cation:proton antiporter: MHSSAVFLIEFGAIILGLGLLGRLAARLRFSPIPLYLLAGLAFGEGGLLPLGTSEEFVAIGAEIGVVLLLLMLGLEYTAGDLVSNLKTQYPAGIVDATLNALPGAAMALLLGWGPIAAVVLAGITWISSSGVIAKVLGDLGRIGNRETPVILSILVLEDLSMAVYLPVVTALLAGTGIAAGSVTLAIALGVAGVVLLVAVRYGRHISRFVSTDDPEKLLLVVLGLTLVVAGVAQQLQVSAAVGAFLVGIALSGEVAEGAHNLLAPLRDLFAAVFFVFFGLHTDPASIPPVLLPALALAAVTSLTKIATGWWAARRAGISGRGRWRAGGTMVARGEFSIVIAGLAVTSGIDSDLGPLATAYVLILVILGPLTARYTEPLALRLTGVLGRARPAPEPEADRGAKAGDEARAREEAVAGGGPEPVAPDQESPVSRS, encoded by the coding sequence ATGCATTCCTCCGCGGTCTTCCTGATCGAGTTCGGCGCGATCATCCTCGGCCTCGGGCTGCTCGGCCGGCTCGCCGCCCGCCTGCGGTTCTCGCCCATCCCGCTGTACCTGCTGGCCGGGCTCGCCTTCGGCGAGGGCGGGCTGCTGCCGCTCGGCACCAGCGAGGAGTTCGTGGCCATCGGCGCCGAGATCGGTGTCGTCCTGCTGCTGCTGATGCTGGGCCTCGAATACACGGCCGGTGACCTGGTCTCCAACCTGAAGACCCAGTACCCGGCCGGAATCGTCGACGCCACCCTCAACGCCCTGCCCGGCGCCGCCATGGCCCTGCTGCTGGGCTGGGGCCCGATCGCCGCCGTCGTCCTGGCCGGCATCACCTGGATCTCCTCCTCCGGGGTCATCGCCAAGGTCCTCGGCGACCTGGGCCGGATCGGCAACCGGGAGACCCCGGTGATCCTCAGCATCCTGGTGCTGGAGGACCTGTCCATGGCGGTCTACCTGCCCGTCGTCACCGCCCTGCTGGCCGGCACCGGCATCGCCGCGGGCAGCGTGACGCTGGCCATCGCGCTCGGTGTGGCGGGCGTGGTGCTGCTGGTGGCGGTGCGCTACGGCCGGCACATCTCCCGTTTCGTCTCCACCGACGACCCCGAGAAGCTGCTGCTGGTGGTGCTCGGCCTGACGCTGGTGGTGGCCGGGGTCGCCCAGCAGCTCCAGGTCTCGGCGGCGGTCGGCGCGTTCCTGGTGGGCATAGCCCTGTCCGGGGAGGTCGCCGAGGGCGCGCACAACCTGCTGGCACCGCTGCGGGACCTGTTCGCGGCGGTGTTCTTCGTCTTCTTCGGCCTGCACACCGATCCCGCGAGCATTCCTCCGGTGCTGCTGCCCGCGCTCGCCCTGGCCGCCGTCACCAGCCTCACCAAGATCGCCACCGGCTGGTGGGCGGCCCGCCGCGCGGGCATCTCCGGCCGGGGCCGCTGGCGGGCCGGCGGTACCATGGTGGCCCGCGGCGAGTTCTCCATCGTCATCGCGGGACTCGCCGTCACCTCCGGCATCGACTCCGACCTCGGCCCGCTGGCCACCGCCTATGTGCTGATCCTGGTCATCCTCGGCCCGCTCACCGCCCGGTACACCGAGCCGCTCGCCCTCCGGCTGACCGGCGTCCTGGGCCGCGCGCGCCCGGCGCCGGAGCCGGAGGCCGACCGCGGGGCGAAGGCCGGGGACGAGGCCAGGGCCAGGGAGGAGGCGGTGGCCGGGGGCGGCCCGGAGCCCGTCGCCCCGGACCAGGAGAGCCCGGTCAGCCGGTCCTGA
- a CDS encoding SGNH/GDSL hydrolase family protein → MARERRPARRRGAAVAAVLGGCLLAAAGTAPPAGAHSGGHTGAHPHGGHGRAAAYVALGDSYTSGPGIPAQVDAGCARSDHNYPSLVAAERRASRFTDVSCGGATTAEMWRAQGGNPPQLDALDRHTGLVTVQIGGNDVGFGSIIDTCARVAAQDPAGNPCERAYRASGHDELALAVLRTAPKVDRVLRAVRARAPHARVLVVGYPALLPDDGGGCFPQVPFAAKDFPYLRDTEKRLNRMLRLVAAVNRAEYVDTYGPTAGHDMCQAPADRWIEPLRPAAPAAPAHPNARGEAAMAEAVLGRLERGRGRG, encoded by the coding sequence ATGGCGCGCGAGAGGCGACCGGCGAGGCGGCGGGGCGCCGCCGTGGCGGCGGTGCTGGGCGGATGCCTGCTGGCCGCGGCCGGCACGGCACCGCCGGCCGGCGCGCACTCCGGAGGGCACACGGGCGCGCACCCGCACGGCGGCCACGGCCGCGCGGCCGCCTATGTGGCGCTCGGCGACTCCTACACCTCCGGCCCCGGCATCCCGGCGCAGGTGGACGCCGGCTGTGCCCGCTCGGACCACAACTACCCCTCGCTCGTGGCCGCCGAGCGGCGCGCGAGCCGGTTCACGGACGTCAGCTGCGGCGGGGCCACCACCGCCGAGATGTGGCGGGCGCAGGGCGGCAACCCGCCCCAGCTCGACGCGCTGGACCGGCACACCGGCCTGGTGACCGTGCAGATCGGCGGCAACGACGTCGGTTTCGGCTCCATCATCGACACCTGCGCCCGGGTCGCCGCCCAGGACCCGGCGGGCAACCCCTGCGAGCGCGCGTACCGTGCCTCCGGGCACGACGAACTGGCCCTCGCCGTGCTGCGCACCGCGCCGAAGGTCGACCGGGTGCTGCGCGCCGTGCGCGCCCGCGCCCCGCACGCCCGGGTGCTCGTCGTCGGCTATCCCGCCCTGCTGCCCGACGACGGCGGCGGCTGCTTCCCGCAAGTCCCGTTCGCGGCCAAGGACTTCCCCTACCTGCGGGACACCGAGAAGCGGCTGAACCGGATGCTGCGGCTGGTGGCCGCGGTGAACCGGGCCGAGTACGTGGACACCTACGGCCCCACGGCCGGCCACGACATGTGCCAGGCGCCCGCGGACCGGTGGATCGAGCCGCTGCGGCCGGCCGCGCCCGCGGCGCCCGCGCACCCCAACGCCCGGGGCGAGGCGGCCATGGCGGAGGCCGTCCTCGGCCGGCTGGAGCGGGGGCGCGGGCGCGGCTGA
- a CDS encoding thiamine pyrophosphate-binding protein produces the protein MVKVSDRLAAWLRDAGVGRVYGVPGLAVDPLLRALGGGPGVPEFVQARGAESAALMACAEAKLTGRPGCCLTPPGADVLRLLGGLYDAAADRAPVLALVGADPVPRRGGGPAVRHLAAVCVYCEEVSGPELVGDAFDRAVRAALGDRGVASLILPRETLAAPAPPALSGPYHPSDLAELSGSSGRSGSCGTPGAGELSGAPELSASSRPSGSWGPSGSSGLSGSSESPGSSGRSGFSGSPGSSGSVGFSGIRPRSVSAGPSGVAVAGVRRAAEVLGGGRAVVVIGNAGRAATGQAARAARLLGAGVATTALARDALPDDLPYLAGVAGPLGSEAAAALLRDCDTLLLVGAEDLDPALLPAPGRCRTVTVDRNPDDCPLDPDAPAVRVNGDVTACLEALLPLLPGGADRGWAVRVERTVRAWRAAGEIRAHRYFGTSVNPRSVVAELSERLPERAVVTTDSGTALDWWTRHLRLRTGMRSLLSGHLQLPGAAVPYAVAARFAAPDRPVIALVGDGALQGGGLNELITVRRHLDRLAGLPPLVFCVFNNGDLNRLTWQRRAAEGDPLIPLSAEVPALPYARWARLAGLPAVRCDRPRHVGSAWDDALGRRGPLLLEFVVDGETPPDWATAPATSGIRPKAVTRLLGTAG, from the coding sequence GTGGTGAAGGTGTCCGACAGGCTCGCCGCCTGGCTGCGGGACGCGGGCGTGGGCCGGGTGTACGGCGTGCCGGGGCTGGCCGTCGACCCGCTGCTGCGGGCCCTCGGCGGTGGCCCCGGGGTCCCGGAGTTCGTCCAGGCGCGGGGCGCGGAGTCCGCCGCGCTCATGGCCTGTGCCGAGGCCAAGCTCACCGGCCGGCCGGGCTGCTGTCTCACCCCGCCGGGGGCGGACGTGCTGCGGCTGCTGGGCGGGCTGTACGACGCGGCGGCCGACCGGGCGCCGGTGCTGGCCCTGGTGGGCGCGGACCCGGTGCCCCGGCGCGGGGGCGGTCCGGCCGTGCGCCATCTGGCGGCGGTCTGCGTGTACTGCGAGGAGGTGTCCGGGCCGGAGCTGGTCGGTGACGCCTTCGACCGGGCGGTGCGGGCCGCGCTCGGCGACCGGGGCGTGGCGAGCCTGATCCTGCCCCGCGAGACCCTGGCGGCCCCGGCCCCGCCCGCCCTGTCCGGCCCGTACCACCCCTCGGACCTCGCCGAGCTGTCGGGTTCTTCCGGCCGGTCGGGTTCTTGTGGGACGCCGGGTGCTGGTGAGCTGTCGGGTGCCCCTGAGCTGTCGGCTTCCTCCCGCCCGTCGGGTTCGTGGGGTCCGTCCGGCTCCTCCGGCCTGTCGGGTTCCTCCGAATCGCCGGGCTCTTCCGGCCGGTCCGGCTTCTCGGGTTCGCCCGGCTCCTCCGGCTCCGTCGGCTTCTCCGGCATCCGGCCCCGGTCGGTGTCGGCGGGGCCGTCCGGCGTGGCCGTGGCCGGGGTTCGTCGTGCGGCCGAGGTGCTGGGCGGTGGCCGGGCCGTCGTCGTGATCGGCAACGCGGGCCGCGCGGCGACCGGGCAGGCGGCCAGGGCGGCCCGGCTGCTCGGCGCCGGGGTCGCCACGACCGCCCTGGCCCGGGACGCGCTGCCGGACGACCTGCCGTATCTGGCCGGTGTGGCGGGCCCGCTCGGCAGCGAGGCCGCCGCGGCCCTGCTGCGGGACTGCGACACGCTGCTCCTCGTCGGCGCCGAGGACCTGGACCCGGCCCTGCTGCCGGCTCCCGGCCGGTGCCGGACCGTCACCGTGGACCGGAACCCGGACGACTGCCCGCTCGACCCCGATGCTCCCGCCGTCCGGGTGAACGGCGACGTGACGGCCTGTCTGGAGGCGCTGCTCCCGCTCCTGCCCGGTGGCGCCGACCGCGGCTGGGCCGTCCGGGTGGAGCGCACGGTGCGGGCGTGGCGGGCGGCGGGGGAGATCCGGGCCCACCGCTACTTCGGTACGTCGGTCAACCCGCGGTCGGTCGTCGCCGAGCTGTCCGAGCGGCTGCCCGAGCGGGCCGTCGTCACCACCGACTCCGGCACCGCGCTGGACTGGTGGACCCGCCATCTCCGGCTCCGGACCGGCATGCGCTCGCTGCTCTCGGGTCACCTCCAACTGCCCGGCGCGGCCGTCCCGTACGCCGTGGCCGCCCGGTTCGCCGCCCCCGACCGGCCGGTGATCGCCCTCGTCGGCGACGGCGCGCTGCAAGGCGGCGGCCTGAACGAGCTGATCACCGTCCGGCGTCATCTGGACCGGCTGGCCGGACTGCCCCCGCTGGTGTTCTGCGTCTTCAACAACGGCGACCTCAACCGGCTCACCTGGCAGCGCCGGGCCGCCGAGGGAGACCCGCTGATCCCGCTCTCCGCCGAGGTCCCGGCGCTGCCGTACGCGCGGTGGGCGAGGCTGGCCGGGCTGCCCGCCGTACGCTGCGACCGGCCCCGGCACGTCGGTTCCGCCTGGGACGACGCGCTGGGCCGACGCGGGCCGCTGCTCCTGGAGTTCGTGGTGGACGGTGAGACACCACCGGACTGGGCGACCGCGCCGGCCACGAGCGGGATTCGCCCGAAGGCCGTGACCAGGCTCCTGGGGACGGCCGGCTGA
- the proP gene encoding glycine betaine/L-proline transporter ProP encodes MGDERSGGETVPGGEGSARSGPRVPKAVARLPHQVREELSRRLRRNRRAFRADDVQVVEPPLLRRAVGASALGNCMEWFDFGVYSYLAATIGKVFFPGASPAAQVISSFATFAAAFVVRPLGGLVFGPLGDRIGRQKVLATTMIMMALGTFAIGIIPGYATLGIAAPVLLLLARMVQGFSTGGEYGGATTFVAEYSPDRRRGFLSSWLDFGTFAGYALGSAMVTALNLALTDEQMLSWGWRVPFLIAGPLGVIGLYMRMKLEESPAFQQQLDEHEKALAQESVGSEFKDIVRSHWRPLLVCMGLVLLYNVTNYMVTGYLPTYQTETLHRSSGSADLLVLVGMVWIVILITFLGRLSDRVGRRPLYAVGAAAMIVLAVPAFLLIKADGTWPPIAGVLILATLLACFAAPSAATLPALFPTAVRYAAMGIGFNFAVAAFGGTTPLVTAALVELSGDDLMPAYYLMLAGVIGLLTVRFLPESAQVPLKGSQPMVGSREERRELIATSKELYAFAREQEKARRG; translated from the coding sequence ATGGGAGATGAGAGGTCCGGCGGGGAGACCGTGCCCGGCGGGGAGGGGAGTGCGCGGAGCGGGCCGCGGGTGCCGAAGGCCGTGGCCCGGCTGCCGCACCAGGTACGCGAGGAGCTGAGCCGCAGGCTGCGCCGCAACCGGCGGGCCTTCCGCGCCGACGACGTCCAGGTGGTCGAGCCCCCGCTGCTGCGGCGCGCGGTCGGCGCCTCCGCGCTCGGCAACTGCATGGAGTGGTTCGACTTCGGCGTCTACAGCTACCTCGCCGCCACCATCGGCAAGGTGTTCTTCCCCGGCGCCTCCCCGGCCGCCCAGGTCATCTCCTCGTTCGCGACCTTCGCCGCCGCCTTCGTCGTACGGCCCCTCGGCGGACTGGTCTTCGGGCCGCTCGGCGACCGGATCGGCCGGCAGAAGGTGCTCGCCACCACCATGATCATGATGGCCTTGGGCACCTTCGCCATCGGCATCATCCCCGGCTACGCCACCCTCGGCATCGCCGCGCCCGTGCTGCTCCTGCTGGCCCGCATGGTCCAGGGCTTCTCCACCGGCGGCGAGTACGGCGGGGCCACCACCTTCGTCGCCGAGTACTCCCCGGACCGCCGGCGCGGCTTCCTCTCCAGCTGGCTCGACTTCGGCACCTTCGCCGGCTACGCCCTCGGGTCGGCCATGGTCACCGCGCTGAACCTGGCCCTGACCGACGAGCAGATGCTGTCCTGGGGCTGGCGCGTGCCGTTCCTCATCGCCGGACCGCTCGGTGTGATCGGCCTCTACATGCGGATGAAACTGGAGGAGTCCCCGGCCTTCCAGCAGCAACTGGACGAACACGAGAAGGCCCTGGCGCAGGAATCGGTCGGCAGCGAGTTCAAGGACATCGTCCGCAGTCACTGGCGGCCCCTGCTCGTCTGCATGGGCCTGGTGCTGCTCTACAACGTCACCAACTACATGGTCACCGGCTATCTGCCGACCTATCAGACCGAGACCCTGCACCGCTCCAGCGGCTCCGCCGACCTGCTGGTGCTCGTCGGCATGGTGTGGATCGTCATCCTGATCACCTTCCTCGGCCGGCTCAGCGACCGGGTGGGCCGACGGCCGCTGTACGCCGTCGGTGCCGCCGCGATGATCGTGCTCGCCGTGCCGGCCTTCCTGCTGATCAAGGCGGACGGCACCTGGCCGCCGATCGCCGGGGTGCTGATCCTGGCCACGCTGCTGGCCTGCTTCGCCGCGCCCAGTGCCGCCACCCTGCCCGCGCTGTTCCCGACCGCCGTGCGCTACGCGGCCATGGGCATCGGCTTCAACTTCGCGGTCGCCGCGTTCGGCGGCACCACCCCGCTGGTCACCGCCGCGCTGGTCGAGCTGAGCGGCGACGACCTCATGCCCGCCTACTACCTGATGCTGGCCGGCGTCATCGGCCTGCTCACCGTGCGGTTCCTGCCGGAGAGCGCCCAGGTGCCGCTCAAGGGCTCGCAGCCGATGGTCGGTTCCCGGGAGGAGCGGCGTGAACTCATCGCCACCTCCAAGGAGCTGTACGCCTTCGCGCGCGAGCAGGAGAAGGCGCGGCGGGGTTGA